A genomic segment from Cricetulus griseus strain 17A/GY chromosome 8, alternate assembly CriGri-PICRH-1.0, whole genome shotgun sequence encodes:
- the Mogs gene encoding LOW QUALITY PROTEIN: mannosyl-oligosaccharide glucosidase isoform X2 (The sequence of the model RefSeq protein was modified relative to this genomic sequence to represent the inferred CDS: inserted 2 bases in 2 codons): MARGERRRRSAAAEGARPLDRXRGAGRRDGRASGARGXAGGAALAVVVLALAFGLSGRWVISWLRVRRALTLHPAPPALPPDSSSPAVAPELFWGTYRPHVYFGMKTRSPKPLLTGLMWAQQGATPGTPPKLRHTCEQGDGVGPYGWEFHDGLSFGRQHISDGALRLTTEFVKRPGGQHGGDWSWRVTVEPQASGTSSLPLVSLFFYVVTDGQEVLLPEVGAKGQLKFISGHTSELGDFRLTLLPPTSPGDTVPKHGSYNVFWSSNPGLPLLTDMVKNHLNSWFQHRPPGASPERYLGLPGSLKWEERGPSGQGQFLIQQVTLKVPFSVEFIFESGSAQAGRNKALGQLVGSQLTQALENHAAAFQERFERTFQLKEKGLSPEEQALGQVALSGLLGGIGYFYGQGLVLPDTGVEGSEQKVDPALFPPVPLFSGVPSRSFFPRGFLWDEGFHQLVVQRWDPHLTREALGHWLGLLNADGWIGREQILGDEARSRVPPEFLVQRVAHANPPTLLLPVLQMLEGGDPDDLAFLRKAFPRLHAWFSWLHQSQAGPVPLSYRWRGRDQALPTLLNPKTLPSGLDDYPRASHPSTSERHLDLRCWVALGARVLSQLAEQLGEAEAAAELGPLAASLEEPRNLDELHWAPELGVFADFGNHTKAVQLKSRPPQGLVRVVGRPPPQLQYVDALGYISLFPFLLQLLEPQSPRLGPLLNVLADSRHLWSPFGLRSLSASSLFYRQRNSEHDPPYWRGAVWLNINYLALGALHHYGHVEGPYKVQATKLYHELRANVVSNVWRQYQTTGFLWEQYSDQDGRGMGCRPFHGWTSLVLLIMAEEY; encoded by the exons ATGGCCCGAGGCGAGAGGCGACGGCGCTCCGCGGCCGCAGAGGGGGCGCGGCCGCTGGACA CTCGGGGCGCTGGGCGGCGGGACGGCAGGGCGAGCGGGGCGCGCG TCGCTGGCGGCGCGGCCCTGGCCGTGGTGGTGCTGGCGCTGGCCTTCGGTCTGTCGGGGCGCTGGGTGATATCATGGCTCCGTGTGCGTCGCGCGCTCACACTGCACCCCGCGCCGCCCGCGCTGCCCCCCGACTCCTCCAGTCCCGCCGTGGCCCCGGAACTCTTCTGGGGCACCTACCGTCCACACGTCTACTTCGGCATGAAGACTCGCAGCCCCAAACCACTGCTCACCG GACTGATGTGGGCGCAGCAGGGCGCCACCCCGGGGACCCCTCCTAAGCTCAGGCACACGTGTGAACAGGGAGACGGCGTGGGTCCCTATGGCTGGGAGTTCCACGATGGCCTCTCCTTTGGCCGGCAACATATCAGCGATGGGGCTTTAAGGCTCACCACTGAGTTCGTCAAGAGGCCTGGGGGTCAGCACGGAGGGGATTGGAGCTGGAGAGTGACCGTAGAACCTCAG GCCTCAGGtacctcttccctccctttggTGTCCCTGTTCTTCTACGTGGTAACGGATGGCCAGGAAGTCCTACTACCAGAAGTTGGAGCCAAAGGACAGTTGAAGTTCATTAGTGGACATACCAGTGAACTTGGTGACTTCCGCCTTACACTTCTGCCACCAACCAGTCCAGGAGACACTGTCCCTAAGCATGGCAG CTACAATGTCTTCTGGTCCTCCAACCCAGGGCTGCCACTGCTCACAGACATGGTAAAGAATCATCTAAACAGCTGGTTTCAGCACCGGCCCCCAGGGGCCTCTCCCGAACGCTACCTTGGCTTGCCTGGATCTCtgaagtgggaggagagaggcCCTAGTGGGCAAGGACAGTTCTTGATACAGCAGGTGACACTGAAAGTTCCTTTCTCTGTGGAGTTCATATTTGAGTCTGGCAGTGCCCAGGCAGGAAGAAACAAAGCCCTTGGGCAGTTGGTAGGCAGCCAACTGACCCAGGCCCTGGAGAACCATGCTGCAGCTTTCCAAGAGCGTTTTGAGAGGACCTTCCAGTTAAAGGAGAAGGGCCTGAGCCCTGAGGAGCAGGCTTTGGGTCAGGTTGCCCTTAGTGGCCTCCTTGGTGGGATTGGCTATTTCTATGGACAGGGTTTGGTGTTGCCAGACACTGGCGTGGAAGGGTCTGAGCAGAAAGTAGACCCTGCCCTATTTCCACCTGTCCCTCTTTTCTCTGGAGTACCTTCCCGATCATTCTTCCCACGAGGTTTCCTTTGGGATGAAGGCTTTCACCAGCTAGTGGTCCAGCGATGGGATCCCCACCTCACTCGAGAGGCCCTAGGCCACTGGCTGGGACTGCTCAATGCTGATGGATGGATTGGGCGGGAGCAGATACTGGGGGATGAGGCCCGATCCCGAGTGCCCCCAGAATTCCTAGTGCAACGTGTAGCCCATGCTAACCCCCCAACCCTGCTCTTGCCAGTATTACAAATGTTAGAAGGTGGTGACCCTGATGACTTGGCCTTCCTCCGAAAGGCTTTTCCCCGCCTGCATGCTTGGTTCTCTTGGCTCCATCAAAGTCAGGCAGGGCCAGTGCCACTATCCTACCGCTGGCGGGGCAGGGACCAGGCTTTGCCTACCCTACTTAATCCCAAAACACTGCCCTCGGGCCTGGATGACTACCCCAGGGCATCACATCCTTCTACATCAGAGCGGCACCTGGACCTTCGATGCTGGGTGGCATTGGGTGCCCGAGTCCTATCACAGCTTGCAGAACAGCTTGGGGAGGCTGAAGCTGCTGCAGAGTTGGGCCCACTGGCTGCCTCCCTGGAAGAACCCAGGAATCTAGATGAGCTGCACTGGGCTCCTGAACTGGGAGTCTTTGCTGATTTTGGGAACCACACAAAAGCAGTACAGCTCAAGTCCAGGCCTCCTCAAGGGCTGGTTAGGGTGGTAGGCCGGCCTCCACCTCAGTTGCAGTATGTGGATGCCCTGGGCTAtatctctctttttcccttcttgcTACAGCTGCTGGAACCCCAGTCACCCCGCTTGGGGCCCCTGCTAAATGTTCTAGCTGACAGCCGCCATCTCTGGAGCCCCTTTGGGTTACGCTCCCTGTCAGCCTCCAGCCTCTTTTACAGACAGCGTAATTCTGAGCATGACCCCCCTTACTGGCGGGGTGCTGTGTGGTTGAATATCAACTACCTAGCTTTGGGGGCACTCCACCACTATGGGCATGTGGAAGGTCCCTACAAGGTTCAGGCCACCAAGCTCTATCATGAACTCCGTGCCAATGTAGTGAGCAACGTATGGCGGCAATACCAGACTACAGGGTTTCTGTGGGAACAGTACAGTGACCAGGATGGGCGGGGCATGGGCTGCCGCCCCTTCCACGGATGGACAAGCCTTGTCTTACTGATCATGGCTGAAGAGTACTGA
- the Wbp1 gene encoding WW domain-binding protein 1 isoform X2 produces the protein MARASSRNSSEEAWGAHRAPQQQSPAASSLEGAIWKRAGTQTRALDAILYHPQQSHLLQELCPGVNTQPYLCESGHCCGETGCCTYYYELWWFWLLWTVLILFSCCCAFRHRRAKLRLQQQQRQREINLLAYHGACHGAGPVPTGSLLDLRLLSAFKPPAYEDVVHHPGTPPPPYTLTLGHPSSASSEHICCSSASSCSAHLEGTNVEGVSSHQSALPHQEGEPRAGLSPVHTPPSCRYRRLTGDSGIELCPCPDSREGEPVKEMRASATQPDLGDHSPCVLSPDSMSQTPPLGLASSYGDIP, from the exons ATGGCTCGGGCCAGCAGCAGGAACAGCAGCGAAGAGGCCTGGGGGGCACACCGGGCGCCGCAGCAGCAG AGTCCGGCAGCGTCTTCTCTTGAGGGAGCAATTTGGAAACGAGCTGGAACCCAGACTCGCGCCCTGGATGCCATCCTTTATCATCCACAGCAATCCCATCTG CTTCAAGAGCTGTGCCCGGGAGTGAATACGCAACCCTACCTCTGTGAGAGTGGTCACTGCTGTGGGGAGACTGGCTGCTGCACCTACTACTATGAACTCTGGT GGTTCTGGCTGCTCTGGACAGTCCTCATCCTTTTTAGCTGTTGTTGCGCCTTCCGTCACCGGAGAGCTAAACTcaggctgcagcagcagcagcggcagcGTGAGATCAACTTGTTGGCTTACCATGGGGCATGCCATGGGGCTGGCCCTGTTCCTACTGGTTCACTGCTTGATCTTC GACTCCTCAGCGCCTTCAAACCCCCAGCCTATGAGGATGTGGTCCACCACCCTGGCACACCACCGCCTCCTTACACTCTGACCCTGGGCCACCCCTCATCTGCTTCCAGTGAACACATCTGCTGCTCATCCGCATCCAGCTGCTCTGCCCACTTGGAGGGGACAAATGTGGAAGGTGTTTCCTCCCACCAGAGTGCCCTCCCTCATCAGGAGGGTGAGCCCAGAGCAGGGTTGAGCCCAGTTCACACACCCCCTTCCTGCCGGTATCGTCGCCTGACTGGTGACTCAGGTATTGAGCTCTGCCCTTGTCCTGACTCCAGAGAAGGTGAGCCAGTCAAGGAGATGAGGGCTAGTGCTACTCAACCAGATCTGGGAGACCATTCCCCTTGTGTACTGTCCCCAGATTCTATGTCCCAGACCCCTCCCTTGGGGCTGGCTTCCAGTTATGGGGACATCCCATAA
- the Wbp1 gene encoding WW domain-binding protein 1 isoform X3, with translation MARASSRNSSEEAWGAHRAPQQQLQELCPGVNTQPYLCESGHCCGETGCCTYYYELWWFWLLWTVLILFSCCCAFRHRRAKLRLQQQQRQREINLLAYHGACHGAGPVPTGSLLDLRLLSAFKPPAYEDVVHHPGTPPPPYTLTLGHPSSASSEHICCSSASSCSAHLEGTNVEGVSSHQSALPHQEGEPRAGLSPVHTPPSCRYRRLTGDSGIELCPCPDSREGEPVKEMRASATQPDLGDHSPCVLSPDSMSQTPPLGLASSYGDIP, from the exons ATGGCTCGGGCCAGCAGCAGGAACAGCAGCGAAGAGGCCTGGGGGGCACACCGGGCGCCGCAGCAGCAG CTTCAAGAGCTGTGCCCGGGAGTGAATACGCAACCCTACCTCTGTGAGAGTGGTCACTGCTGTGGGGAGACTGGCTGCTGCACCTACTACTATGAACTCTGGT GGTTCTGGCTGCTCTGGACAGTCCTCATCCTTTTTAGCTGTTGTTGCGCCTTCCGTCACCGGAGAGCTAAACTcaggctgcagcagcagcagcggcagcGTGAGATCAACTTGTTGGCTTACCATGGGGCATGCCATGGGGCTGGCCCTGTTCCTACTGGTTCACTGCTTGATCTTC GACTCCTCAGCGCCTTCAAACCCCCAGCCTATGAGGATGTGGTCCACCACCCTGGCACACCACCGCCTCCTTACACTCTGACCCTGGGCCACCCCTCATCTGCTTCCAGTGAACACATCTGCTGCTCATCCGCATCCAGCTGCTCTGCCCACTTGGAGGGGACAAATGTGGAAGGTGTTTCCTCCCACCAGAGTGCCCTCCCTCATCAGGAGGGTGAGCCCAGAGCAGGGTTGAGCCCAGTTCACACACCCCCTTCCTGCCGGTATCGTCGCCTGACTGGTGACTCAGGTATTGAGCTCTGCCCTTGTCCTGACTCCAGAGAAGGTGAGCCAGTCAAGGAGATGAGGGCTAGTGCTACTCAACCAGATCTGGGAGACCATTCCCCTTGTGTACTGTCCCCAGATTCTATGTCCCAGACCCCTCCCTTGGGGCTGGCTTCCAGTTATGGGGACATCCCATAA
- the Ino80b gene encoding INO80 complex subunit B isoform X5 yields MSKLWRRGSTSGAMEAPEPGSPSSGEALELSLTGAHSHGVHKKKHKKHKKKHKKKHHQEEEAGQTQAPAKPQLKLKIKLGGQVLGTKSVPTFTVIPEGPRSPSPLMVVDNEEEPMEGVPLEQYRAWLDEDSNLSPSPLRDLPGDLEGQEEEEEQRWLDALEKGELDDNGDLKKEIDERLLTARQRALLQKARSQPSPILPLPVAGGCPAPALTEEMLLKREERARKRRLQAARRAEEHKNQTIERLTKTAAPSGRGGRGAARGERRGGRTAAPAPTPMVRYSSGAQGSTLSFPPGVPAPAAVAQRPAPSNPAPRCSVPGCPHPRRYACSRTGQALCSLQCYRINLQLRLGGPEGPGSPLLAT; encoded by the exons ATGAGCAAGCTGTGGCGGCGCGGGAGCACCTCTGGGGCTATGGAAGCCCCCGAGCCAG GCTCTCCTTCTTCAGGGGAAGCGCTGGAGTTGAGCCTGACAGGTGCTCACAGCCACGGAGTTcacaagaaaaaacacaagaagcacaaaaagaaacacaagaagaaGCATCATCAGGAAGAGGAGGCCGGACAGACACAGGCTCCTGCCAAGCCCCAGCTTAAACTGAAAATCAAGCTGGGTGGACAGGTCCTGGGCACCAAGAG TGTTCCTACCTTCACTGTGATCCCTGAGGGGCCGAGATCACCTTCTCCCCTGATGGTTGTGGACAATGAAGAGGAACCTATGGAAGGGGTGCCTCTGGAGCAGTACCGAGCCTGGCTGG ATGAAGACAGTAAtctgtctccctccccacttcGGGACCTGCCAGGGGATCTGGAgggccaggaggaagaggaggaacagagGTGGCTAGATGCCCTGGAGAAGGGAGAGCTGGATGACAATGGAGATCTCAAGAAGGAGATCGATGAGCGGCTGCTTACTGCGAGACAG CGAGCCCTGCTCCAGAAGGCGCGGAGTCAGCCGTCCCccatcctgcctctgccagtGGCTGGCGGCTGCCCGGCCCCTGCCCTCACGGAAGAGATGCTGCTGAAACGCGAGGAACGGGCGCGGAAGAGGCGGCTGCAGGCGGCAAGGCGGGCCGAGGAGCACAAGAACCAGACAATTGAGCGTCTCACGAAGACGGCCGCTCCCAGCGGACGCGGAGGGCGTGGGGCGGCGCGGGGCGAGCGGCGCGGGGGGCGGACAGCTGCCCCGGCCCCTACGCCCATGGTGCGCTACAGCAGCGGGGCCCAGGGCTCCACGCTGTCCTTTCCTCCCGGTGTCCCCGCACCCGCGGCGGTGGCTCAGCGGCCCGCCCCGTCAAACCCAGCGCCGCGCTGCTCTGTCCCCGGCTGCCCCCACCCACGTCGTTACGCCTGTTCCCGCACCGGCCAGGCTCTCTGTAGCCTGCAGTGCTACCGCATCAACCTGCAGCTGCGGCTGGGTGGACCTGAGGGCCCAGGGTCCCCCCTTCTGGCCACTTAG
- the Ino80b gene encoding INO80 complex subunit B isoform X6: MSKLWRRGSTSGAMEAPEPGEALELSLTGAHSHGVHKKKHKKHKKKHKKKHHQEEEAGQTQAPAKPQLKLKIKLGGQVLGTKSVPTFTVIPEGPRSPSPLMVVDNEEEPMEGVPLEQYRAWLDEDSNLSPSPLRDLPGDLEGQEEEEEQRWLDALEKGELDDNGDLKKEIDERLLTARQRALLQKARSQPSPILPLPVAGGCPAPALTEEMLLKREERARKRRLQAARRAEEHKNQTIERLTKTAAPSGRGGRGAARGERRGGRTAAPAPTPMVRYSSGAQGSTLSFPPGVPAPAAVAQRPAPSNPAPRCSVPGCPHPRRYACSRTGQALCSLQCYRINLQLRLGGPEGPGSPLLAT, from the exons ATGAGCAAGCTGTGGCGGCGCGGGAGCACCTCTGGGGCTATGGAAGCCCCCGAGCCAG GGGAAGCGCTGGAGTTGAGCCTGACAGGTGCTCACAGCCACGGAGTTcacaagaaaaaacacaagaagcacaaaaagaaacacaagaagaaGCATCATCAGGAAGAGGAGGCCGGACAGACACAGGCTCCTGCCAAGCCCCAGCTTAAACTGAAAATCAAGCTGGGTGGACAGGTCCTGGGCACCAAGAG TGTTCCTACCTTCACTGTGATCCCTGAGGGGCCGAGATCACCTTCTCCCCTGATGGTTGTGGACAATGAAGAGGAACCTATGGAAGGGGTGCCTCTGGAGCAGTACCGAGCCTGGCTGG ATGAAGACAGTAAtctgtctccctccccacttcGGGACCTGCCAGGGGATCTGGAgggccaggaggaagaggaggaacagagGTGGCTAGATGCCCTGGAGAAGGGAGAGCTGGATGACAATGGAGATCTCAAGAAGGAGATCGATGAGCGGCTGCTTACTGCGAGACAG CGAGCCCTGCTCCAGAAGGCGCGGAGTCAGCCGTCCCccatcctgcctctgccagtGGCTGGCGGCTGCCCGGCCCCTGCCCTCACGGAAGAGATGCTGCTGAAACGCGAGGAACGGGCGCGGAAGAGGCGGCTGCAGGCGGCAAGGCGGGCCGAGGAGCACAAGAACCAGACAATTGAGCGTCTCACGAAGACGGCCGCTCCCAGCGGACGCGGAGGGCGTGGGGCGGCGCGGGGCGAGCGGCGCGGGGGGCGGACAGCTGCCCCGGCCCCTACGCCCATGGTGCGCTACAGCAGCGGGGCCCAGGGCTCCACGCTGTCCTTTCCTCCCGGTGTCCCCGCACCCGCGGCGGTGGCTCAGCGGCCCGCCCCGTCAAACCCAGCGCCGCGCTGCTCTGTCCCCGGCTGCCCCCACCCACGTCGTTACGCCTGTTCCCGCACCGGCCAGGCTCTCTGTAGCCTGCAGTGCTACCGCATCAACCTGCAGCTGCGGCTGGGTGGACCTGAGGGCCCAGGGTCCCCCCTTCTGGCCACTTAG
- the Ino80b gene encoding INO80 complex subunit B isoform X3, with amino-acid sequence MSACVPTVSSPLPLQDPMSKLWRRGSTSGAMEAPEPGSPSSGEALELSLTGAHSHGVHKKKHKKHKKKHKKKHHQEEEAGQTQAPAKPQLKLKIKLGGQVLGTKSVPTFTVIPEGPRSPSPLMVVDNEEEPMEGVPLEQYRAWLDEDSNLSPSPLRDLPGDLEGQEEEEEQRWLDALEKGELDDNGDLKKEIDERLLTARQRALLQKARSQPSPILPLPVAGGCPAPALTEEMLLKREERARKRRLQAARRAEEHKNQTIERLTKTAAPSGRGGRGAARGERRGGRTAAPAPTPMVRYSSGAQGSTLSFPPGVPAPAAVAQRPAPSNPAPRCSVPGCPHPRRYACSRTGQALCSLQCYRINLQLRLGGPEGPGSPLLAT; translated from the exons ATGTCGGCTTGTGTCCCGACCGTCTCCAGTCCTCTTCCTTTGCAGGACCCCATGAGCAAGCTGTGGCGGCGCGGGAGCACCTCTGGGGCTATGGAAGCCCCCGAGCCAG GCTCTCCTTCTTCAGGGGAAGCGCTGGAGTTGAGCCTGACAGGTGCTCACAGCCACGGAGTTcacaagaaaaaacacaagaagcacaaaaagaaacacaagaagaaGCATCATCAGGAAGAGGAGGCCGGACAGACACAGGCTCCTGCCAAGCCCCAGCTTAAACTGAAAATCAAGCTGGGTGGACAGGTCCTGGGCACCAAGAG TGTTCCTACCTTCACTGTGATCCCTGAGGGGCCGAGATCACCTTCTCCCCTGATGGTTGTGGACAATGAAGAGGAACCTATGGAAGGGGTGCCTCTGGAGCAGTACCGAGCCTGGCTGG ATGAAGACAGTAAtctgtctccctccccacttcGGGACCTGCCAGGGGATCTGGAgggccaggaggaagaggaggaacagagGTGGCTAGATGCCCTGGAGAAGGGAGAGCTGGATGACAATGGAGATCTCAAGAAGGAGATCGATGAGCGGCTGCTTACTGCGAGACAG CGAGCCCTGCTCCAGAAGGCGCGGAGTCAGCCGTCCCccatcctgcctctgccagtGGCTGGCGGCTGCCCGGCCCCTGCCCTCACGGAAGAGATGCTGCTGAAACGCGAGGAACGGGCGCGGAAGAGGCGGCTGCAGGCGGCAAGGCGGGCCGAGGAGCACAAGAACCAGACAATTGAGCGTCTCACGAAGACGGCCGCTCCCAGCGGACGCGGAGGGCGTGGGGCGGCGCGGGGCGAGCGGCGCGGGGGGCGGACAGCTGCCCCGGCCCCTACGCCCATGGTGCGCTACAGCAGCGGGGCCCAGGGCTCCACGCTGTCCTTTCCTCCCGGTGTCCCCGCACCCGCGGCGGTGGCTCAGCGGCCCGCCCCGTCAAACCCAGCGCCGCGCTGCTCTGTCCCCGGCTGCCCCCACCCACGTCGTTACGCCTGTTCCCGCACCGGCCAGGCTCTCTGTAGCCTGCAGTGCTACCGCATCAACCTGCAGCTGCGGCTGGGTGGACCTGAGGGCCCAGGGTCCCCCCTTCTGGCCACTTAG
- the Ino80b gene encoding INO80 complex subunit B isoform X4 translates to MSACVPTVSSPLPLQDPMSKLWRRGSTSGAMEAPEPGEALELSLTGAHSHGVHKKKHKKHKKKHKKKHHQEEEAGQTQAPAKPQLKLKIKLGGQVLGTKSVPTFTVIPEGPRSPSPLMVVDNEEEPMEGVPLEQYRAWLDEDSNLSPSPLRDLPGDLEGQEEEEEQRWLDALEKGELDDNGDLKKEIDERLLTARQRALLQKARSQPSPILPLPVAGGCPAPALTEEMLLKREERARKRRLQAARRAEEHKNQTIERLTKTAAPSGRGGRGAARGERRGGRTAAPAPTPMVRYSSGAQGSTLSFPPGVPAPAAVAQRPAPSNPAPRCSVPGCPHPRRYACSRTGQALCSLQCYRINLQLRLGGPEGPGSPLLAT, encoded by the exons ATGTCGGCTTGTGTCCCGACCGTCTCCAGTCCTCTTCCTTTGCAGGACCCCATGAGCAAGCTGTGGCGGCGCGGGAGCACCTCTGGGGCTATGGAAGCCCCCGAGCCAG GGGAAGCGCTGGAGTTGAGCCTGACAGGTGCTCACAGCCACGGAGTTcacaagaaaaaacacaagaagcacaaaaagaaacacaagaagaaGCATCATCAGGAAGAGGAGGCCGGACAGACACAGGCTCCTGCCAAGCCCCAGCTTAAACTGAAAATCAAGCTGGGTGGACAGGTCCTGGGCACCAAGAG TGTTCCTACCTTCACTGTGATCCCTGAGGGGCCGAGATCACCTTCTCCCCTGATGGTTGTGGACAATGAAGAGGAACCTATGGAAGGGGTGCCTCTGGAGCAGTACCGAGCCTGGCTGG ATGAAGACAGTAAtctgtctccctccccacttcGGGACCTGCCAGGGGATCTGGAgggccaggaggaagaggaggaacagagGTGGCTAGATGCCCTGGAGAAGGGAGAGCTGGATGACAATGGAGATCTCAAGAAGGAGATCGATGAGCGGCTGCTTACTGCGAGACAG CGAGCCCTGCTCCAGAAGGCGCGGAGTCAGCCGTCCCccatcctgcctctgccagtGGCTGGCGGCTGCCCGGCCCCTGCCCTCACGGAAGAGATGCTGCTGAAACGCGAGGAACGGGCGCGGAAGAGGCGGCTGCAGGCGGCAAGGCGGGCCGAGGAGCACAAGAACCAGACAATTGAGCGTCTCACGAAGACGGCCGCTCCCAGCGGACGCGGAGGGCGTGGGGCGGCGCGGGGCGAGCGGCGCGGGGGGCGGACAGCTGCCCCGGCCCCTACGCCCATGGTGCGCTACAGCAGCGGGGCCCAGGGCTCCACGCTGTCCTTTCCTCCCGGTGTCCCCGCACCCGCGGCGGTGGCTCAGCGGCCCGCCCCGTCAAACCCAGCGCCGCGCTGCTCTGTCCCCGGCTGCCCCCACCCACGTCGTTACGCCTGTTCCCGCACCGGCCAGGCTCTCTGTAGCCTGCAGTGCTACCGCATCAACCTGCAGCTGCGGCTGGGTGGACCTGAGGGCCCAGGGTCCCCCCTTCTGGCCACTTAG